A genomic window from Nocardioides jiangxiensis includes:
- the hemL gene encoding glutamate-1-semialdehyde 2,1-aminomutase, translating into MTSSTTPVTTTSAALFDRARAVTPGGVNSPVRAFNAVGGTPRFIRSAKGAWLTDVDGNEYVDLICSWGPMLVGHAHPEVQAAVAAAVARGTSYGTPTEPEVELAEELVRRTSVEKVRFVSSGTEATMSAIRLARGFTGREIVVKFAGCYHGHVDALLASAGSGLATLAVPGTPGVPASSAGLTIVLPYNDKVAVTAAFAEYGDRIACLITEAAPGNMGVVPPAPGFNAFLAQICRENGALFISDEVMTGFRASKQGQWGLDGAVEGWVPDLTTFGKVMGGGFPAAAFGGRADVMGHLSPEGPVYQAGTLSGNPVATTAGLATLRLATDEVYAHISAAGETIKAAVAAELTRAGVSHTIQATGTMFSVFFNDGSPVTNFPEANAQDLPAYTAFFHAMLDRGVYLPPSAYEAWFLSSAHDDAAIQHVLDALPAAADAAAAASSKGARA; encoded by the coding sequence GTGACCAGCTCCACGACCCCCGTGACGACCACCTCAGCGGCCCTCTTCGACCGGGCCCGCGCCGTGACTCCGGGAGGCGTCAACTCGCCCGTCCGCGCGTTCAACGCCGTGGGCGGCACGCCGCGCTTCATCCGGTCCGCGAAGGGGGCCTGGCTCACCGACGTCGACGGCAACGAGTACGTCGACCTGATCTGCTCGTGGGGGCCGATGCTGGTCGGACACGCCCACCCCGAGGTGCAGGCCGCGGTCGCCGCGGCCGTCGCCCGGGGCACGTCGTACGGCACGCCGACGGAGCCGGAGGTCGAGCTCGCGGAGGAGCTCGTCCGGCGCACGTCGGTGGAGAAGGTCCGCTTCGTCAGCTCCGGCACCGAGGCGACCATGTCCGCGATCCGCCTGGCGCGCGGCTTCACCGGCCGCGAGATCGTCGTGAAGTTCGCCGGCTGCTACCACGGCCACGTCGACGCGCTGCTGGCCTCTGCAGGCTCCGGCCTGGCCACGCTCGCAGTGCCCGGCACCCCCGGCGTCCCGGCATCGAGCGCGGGCCTCACCATCGTGCTGCCCTACAACGACAAGGTCGCGGTCACCGCCGCGTTCGCGGAGTACGGCGACCGGATCGCCTGCCTGATCACCGAGGCCGCTCCGGGCAACATGGGCGTGGTCCCGCCGGCGCCCGGCTTCAACGCGTTCCTCGCCCAGATCTGCCGCGAGAACGGTGCCCTCTTCATCTCCGACGAGGTGATGACCGGCTTCCGCGCCAGCAAGCAGGGGCAGTGGGGCCTCGACGGTGCGGTCGAGGGCTGGGTGCCCGACCTGACCACCTTCGGCAAGGTGATGGGTGGCGGCTTCCCCGCGGCGGCGTTCGGTGGCCGCGCGGACGTGATGGGGCACCTGAGCCCGGAGGGCCCGGTCTACCAGGCCGGCACGCTCTCGGGTAACCCGGTCGCGACGACCGCCGGCCTGGCGACGCTCCGGCTGGCGACCGACGAGGTCTACGCCCACATCTCCGCCGCCGGCGAGACGATCAAGGCAGCCGTCGCCGCGGAGCTGACCCGCGCCGGTGTCTCCCACACGATCCAGGCGACCGGCACGATGTTCTCGGTCTTCTTCAACGACGGCTCACCGGTCACCAACTTCCCCGAGGCCAACGCGCAGGACCTCCCGGCGTACACCGCCTTCTTCCACGCGATGCTCGACCGGGGCGTCTACCTCCCGCCCTCGGCGTACGAGGCATGGTTCCTGTCGTCGGCCCACGACGACGCGGCGATCCAGCACGTGCTGGACGCCCTCCCGGCCGCGGCGGACGCCGCTGCCGCCGCCTCCAGCAAGGGAGCCCGCGCATGA
- a CDS encoding histidine phosphatase family protein yields MSDKTTVHLMRHGEVDNPTGILYGRREGFHLTNRGHQMAQVVADSLAGRDITHLRVSPLERAQETAAPLAKAKGLEIVTDPRVIESLNSFEGRSFKRGVRDLVHPAVWTKLYNPARPSWGEPYKLIAGRMMEAIEDARQVAEGHEAVIVSHQLPIWTVRMFAEKRSMLHDPRRRQCTLCSLTSFNFTGEKLTSVTYSEPAGHLIPEKDRKDPFSSGSDPAESAQ; encoded by the coding sequence ATGAGCGACAAGACGACCGTCCACCTGATGCGCCACGGTGAGGTCGACAACCCCACCGGCATCCTCTACGGCCGTCGCGAGGGCTTCCACCTGACCAACCGCGGGCACCAGATGGCCCAGGTCGTCGCCGACTCCCTCGCGGGACGCGACATCACGCACCTGCGCGTCTCCCCGCTCGAGCGCGCCCAGGAGACGGCCGCTCCGCTGGCGAAGGCGAAGGGGCTGGAGATCGTCACCGACCCGCGCGTGATCGAGTCGCTGAACTCCTTCGAGGGCCGCTCGTTCAAGCGCGGCGTGCGCGACCTCGTGCACCCCGCCGTCTGGACCAAGCTCTACAACCCGGCCAGGCCGTCGTGGGGCGAGCCCTACAAGCTCATCGCCGGCCGGATGATGGAGGCCATCGAGGACGCCCGCCAGGTCGCCGAGGGCCACGAGGCCGTCATCGTCAGCCACCAGCTGCCGATCTGGACCGTCCGGATGTTCGCCGAGAAGCGCTCGATGCTGCACGACCCGCGTCGTCGCCAGTGCACGCTCTGCTCGCTCACGTCGTTCAACTTCACCGGCGAGAAGCTCACCTCCGTGACGTACTCCGAGCCGGCGGGTCACCTGATCCCGGAGAAGGACCGCAAGGACCCGTTCTCCTCGGGCAGCGACCCGGCGGAGAGCGCCCAGTGA
- a CDS encoding TlpA disulfide reductase family protein, which translates to MRAARTQHGRRVAAAALTALLAGPALAACSGLEGGKEGGTATGSGTVTSIEAADRGAPVAFAGTTLDGDQLDIADYRGKVVVLNVWGSWCAPCREEAPALVTAEKDLASSGVAFLGIDVRETSKANADAFIRTYGIPWPSIDDQGGKTLLALRGILPPTATPSTLVLDPKGRVAARILGPVPTAITLKDLAEDAAS; encoded by the coding sequence GTGAGGGCGGCCCGGACGCAGCACGGACGACGCGTCGCGGCTGCGGCGCTGACCGCACTGCTCGCCGGGCCGGCGCTGGCCGCCTGCAGCGGTCTCGAGGGCGGCAAGGAGGGTGGCACCGCGACCGGCAGCGGCACGGTAACCTCGATCGAGGCCGCCGACCGGGGAGCCCCGGTCGCGTTCGCCGGGACCACGCTCGACGGCGACCAGCTGGACATCGCCGACTACCGGGGCAAGGTCGTCGTCCTCAACGTGTGGGGCTCCTGGTGCGCGCCGTGCCGGGAGGAGGCACCCGCTCTCGTCACGGCGGAGAAGGACCTCGCCTCGTCCGGGGTCGCCTTCCTCGGCATCGACGTGCGCGAGACGTCGAAGGCCAACGCCGACGCGTTCATCCGCACCTACGGCATCCCGTGGCCGTCGATCGACGACCAGGGTGGCAAGACGCTGCTCGCCCTGCGCGGCATCCTGCCGCCGACCGCGACGCCGTCGACCCTCGTGCTCGACCCGAAGGGGCGCGTCGCCGCGCGCATCCTCGGCCCGGTTCCGACCGCGATCACGCTGAAGGACCTCGCGGAGGACGCCGCGTCGTGA
- a CDS encoding cytochrome c biogenesis CcdA family protein, giving the protein MTDFLRESVTSGSLVLALPVALLAGLISFFSPCCLPLLPGYLSYATGLSGAEIASGSRRRGRTFLGSLLFVLGFTAVFVPLGATVGALGDLGQQLNANRRLLVVVLGCVVILLGLFFAGLLRIPFLQRDVRVHRIPAVGLAAAPLIGVLFGLGWTPCVGPTLGAISALSFSEASATRGALLAGVFAFGLGLPFLLAGLAYERATHAFGWLRNHQTALMRLGGFMLVAVGVAMVSGWWDYAIQWLQIRLIEHFGSGA; this is encoded by the coding sequence GTGACCGACTTCCTCAGGGAGAGCGTGACCAGCGGTTCGCTGGTCCTGGCCCTTCCGGTGGCCCTGCTCGCCGGACTCATCTCGTTCTTCTCGCCGTGCTGCCTGCCGCTGCTGCCGGGCTACCTCTCCTACGCGACCGGCCTGTCGGGCGCCGAGATCGCGTCGGGGTCGCGCCGTCGCGGCCGCACCTTCCTGGGCTCGCTGCTGTTCGTGCTCGGCTTCACCGCGGTCTTCGTGCCGCTCGGCGCGACGGTCGGCGCCCTCGGTGACCTCGGGCAGCAGCTCAACGCCAACCGCCGCCTGCTCGTCGTGGTCCTCGGCTGCGTCGTGATCCTCCTGGGCCTCTTCTTCGCAGGCCTCCTGCGGATCCCGTTCCTCCAGCGCGACGTGCGCGTGCACCGGATCCCGGCCGTGGGCCTGGCGGCGGCGCCCCTGATCGGTGTCCTCTTCGGGCTCGGATGGACCCCGTGCGTGGGTCCGACCCTCGGAGCGATCAGCGCCCTCAGCTTCAGCGAGGCCAGTGCCACCCGCGGCGCGCTCCTCGCGGGTGTCTTCGCCTTCGGCCTCGGGCTGCCGTTCCTGCTCGCGGGCCTCGCCTACGAGCGGGCGACACACGCCTTCGGCTGGCTGCGCAACCACCAGACCGCGCTCATGCGACTCGGCGGGTTCATGCTCGTCGCCGTCGGTGTGGCGATGGTCAGCGGCTGGTGGGACTACGCGATCCAGTGGCTGCAGATCCGGCTGATCGAGCACTTCGGATCGGGGGCCTGA
- the resB gene encoding cytochrome c biogenesis protein ResB, giving the protein MAKLKTNAAPEEPLGPVPGPAQGDERLPGELTARELLRWTWRQLTSMRTALVLLFLLALAAVPGSVIPQTSVDSYAVSQWKKDHTQLAPIYEKLGMFEVFSSPWFSAIYILLAVSLVGCILPRTKVYWRGFRAAPPAAPRNLTRLPDSSTYVTAEAPEVVLEKARAALRRKRYRVVVSGDAVSAERGYLREAGNLLFHIAVLVVLAGFAIGSLWGYKGGVIVTQGTQFSNTPTQYDDFTPGKLTKAGALDSFSLQLDRFDIEWLYSGPRKGMAHKFVAGLTWWDDKGTKKTYDLRVNHPLSIGGTDVFLIGHGYSPVITVRDGEGHVAYSGPTPFLPQEQRNFTSYGVVKVPDAKPKQIGLEGLFLPTYNGDPLNSAMGNDLNPLITMQAYVGDLGLNDGVPQSVYSLDTKHMKLLAKPGGKLFRVDLKPGESVDLPGGNGSVTFDGVQPWVRLEIAKKPGTMLALGGAILALTGLCGSLFIRPRRLWVRAIRRDDGETLVEVAGLDRSSGGDLSDDLTAFVAALQGSAATPDETAGAPGVQEDQ; this is encoded by the coding sequence ATGGCGAAGCTGAAGACGAACGCCGCTCCCGAGGAGCCCCTCGGACCGGTACCGGGCCCCGCCCAGGGCGACGAGCGCCTCCCGGGCGAGCTCACGGCGCGTGAGCTGCTCCGCTGGACGTGGCGCCAGCTCACCTCGATGCGCACCGCGCTCGTGCTGCTCTTCCTGCTCGCGCTGGCCGCGGTGCCGGGCTCGGTCATCCCGCAGACGTCGGTCGACTCCTACGCGGTGAGCCAGTGGAAGAAGGACCACACCCAGCTGGCCCCGATCTACGAGAAGCTCGGCATGTTCGAGGTCTTCTCCTCGCCGTGGTTCTCCGCCATCTACATCCTGCTCGCGGTCTCCCTCGTCGGGTGCATCCTGCCGCGCACGAAGGTCTACTGGCGCGGGTTCCGCGCGGCTCCGCCCGCGGCGCCCCGCAACCTGACCCGCCTGCCGGACTCCTCGACGTACGTCACGGCGGAGGCGCCGGAGGTCGTCCTGGAGAAGGCGCGCGCGGCGCTGCGCCGCAAGCGCTACCGCGTGGTCGTCTCCGGTGACGCCGTGAGCGCCGAGCGCGGCTACCTCCGCGAGGCCGGCAACCTGCTCTTCCACATCGCCGTGCTCGTCGTGCTCGCCGGCTTCGCCATCGGCTCGCTGTGGGGCTACAAGGGCGGCGTGATCGTCACGCAGGGGACGCAGTTCTCCAACACCCCCACGCAGTACGACGACTTCACCCCGGGCAAGCTGACCAAGGCCGGTGCGCTCGACAGCTTCTCGCTGCAGCTCGACCGGTTCGACATCGAGTGGCTCTACTCGGGCCCCCGCAAGGGCATGGCGCACAAGTTCGTCGCCGGCCTCACCTGGTGGGACGACAAGGGCACGAAGAAGACCTACGACCTGCGGGTCAACCACCCGCTGTCGATCGGCGGCACCGACGTCTTCCTGATCGGCCACGGCTACTCGCCCGTCATCACCGTCCGCGACGGCGAGGGCCACGTCGCCTACAGCGGGCCGACGCCGTTCCTCCCACAGGAGCAGCGCAACTTCACCTCCTACGGCGTGGTGAAGGTGCCCGACGCGAAGCCGAAGCAGATCGGGCTCGAGGGCCTCTTCCTGCCGACCTACAACGGCGACCCGCTGAACTCCGCCATGGGCAACGACCTCAACCCGCTCATCACCATGCAGGCCTACGTCGGCGACCTCGGGCTCAACGACGGCGTGCCGCAGTCGGTCTACTCGCTCGACACCAAGCACATGAAGCTGCTGGCCAAGCCCGGCGGCAAGCTGTTCCGCGTCGACCTGAAGCCGGGGGAGTCGGTCGACCTGCCGGGCGGCAACGGCTCGGTGACCTTCGACGGTGTGCAGCCCTGGGTCCGCCTGGAGATCGCCAAGAAGCCGGGCACCATGCTGGCCCTCGGCGGCGCGATCCTCGCACTGACCGGACTGTGCGGCTCCCTCTTCATCCGGCCGCGCCGCCTCTGGGTGCGCGCGATCCGTCGCGACGACGGCGAGACGCTGGTCGAGGTCGCCGGCCTCGACCGCTCCTCGGGAGGCGACCTCTCGGACGACCTGACCGCTTTCGTCGCTGCCCTCCAGGGCTCCGCGGCGACACCTGACGAGACCGCCGGCGCGCCCGGCGTACAGGAGGACCAGTGA
- the ccsB gene encoding c-type cytochrome biogenesis protein CcsB, translating into MTDQAWDTLSIQAVSAAGVVYFLALLAYSAQWAAKRGLAAGDESPRAEVFGRFAFLLTGVAAGVHLLALVARGFAADPNRVPWGNMYEFTLTASFVAVLVTLVFFRRWDLGFLGPWVVGLVMVVLMADVIWLYEPVAPLTESLSSPWLVIHVIAAITATGVFTVAGIVSVLFLVRDSGRMPSLPAAEVLDRLAYRLHAFAFPIWTFAVLIAGPIWAHQAWSRYWGWDPKEVWAFITWVVYAAYLHARATAGWKGKAAAIVALVGLATLWFNFIGINFFFGGGSQHSYA; encoded by the coding sequence GTGACAGACCAGGCGTGGGACACGCTCAGCATCCAGGCGGTCAGCGCCGCAGGCGTCGTCTACTTCCTCGCCCTGCTGGCCTACTCGGCGCAGTGGGCTGCCAAGCGGGGTCTGGCGGCCGGTGACGAGTCGCCGCGCGCGGAGGTCTTCGGGCGCTTCGCGTTCCTCCTCACCGGCGTCGCCGCCGGCGTCCACCTGCTCGCGCTCGTCGCCCGTGGCTTCGCGGCCGACCCGAACCGCGTGCCGTGGGGCAACATGTACGAGTTCACGCTCACGGCGTCCTTCGTCGCGGTGCTGGTGACGCTCGTCTTCTTCCGGCGCTGGGACCTGGGCTTCCTCGGCCCGTGGGTCGTGGGCCTGGTGATGGTCGTGCTGATGGCCGACGTCATCTGGCTCTACGAGCCGGTGGCTCCGCTGACCGAGTCGCTCTCCTCGCCGTGGCTGGTCATCCACGTCATCGCGGCGATCACCGCGACCGGCGTCTTCACCGTCGCCGGCATCGTCTCCGTGCTCTTCCTGGTCCGCGACTCCGGCCGGATGCCGTCCCTGCCTGCCGCCGAGGTGCTCGACCGGCTCGCGTACCGGCTGCACGCGTTCGCGTTCCCGATCTGGACCTTCGCAGTGCTCATCGCCGGCCCGATCTGGGCCCACCAGGCGTGGTCGCGCTACTGGGGCTGGGACCCCAAGGAGGTCTGGGCTTTCATCACGTGGGTGGTCTACGCGGCGTACCTGCACGCCCGGGCGACCGCCGGCTGGAAGGGCAAGGCGGCTGCCATCGTCGCCCTCGTCGGCCTGGCGACGCTGTGGTTCAACTTCATCGGCATCAACTTCTTCTTCGGCGGCGGGTCGCAGCACTCGTACGCCTGA
- a CDS encoding Glu/Leu/Phe/Val dehydrogenase dimerization domain-containing protein — translation MKDLLARFEHTPPEVVFEWHDPETEARGWIVINSLRGGAAGGGTRMRAGLNRREVESLAKTMEVKFTVAGPPIGGAKSGIDFDPSDPRKEGVLRRWFAAAAPLLKAYYGTGGDLNVDEALEVVPMTESNGLWHPQEGIVTGHFHAEGFERIQRVGHLRAGVAKPVADPAYALAGGAHGVPTVADLVTGWGVAEAVRHHYELYGGDLAGKPTIVQGWGTVGATAATYLSRMGARIVGIIDRSGGLVDPDGLSPERVAELYATRRGNQLVAPDLLPFAEVDARIWSMGAAIFLPCAASRLVTRGQVDAMVSAGLEVVSCGANVPFADEEIFYGPTYEFADRHVAVIPDFIANCGMARTFAMLMDGTTEVSDRAIFEDVSITIRTALAACHDRSPAPTGIASTALEIALEQLVARPDVPLTQTA, via the coding sequence ATGAAGGACCTTCTCGCCCGCTTCGAGCACACCCCTCCCGAGGTCGTCTTCGAGTGGCACGACCCGGAGACCGAGGCCCGCGGCTGGATCGTCATCAACTCGCTCCGCGGCGGCGCCGCGGGCGGAGGTACCCGCATGCGGGCGGGCCTGAACCGCCGCGAGGTCGAGTCGCTGGCCAAGACGATGGAGGTCAAGTTCACCGTGGCCGGCCCGCCGATCGGCGGCGCCAAATCCGGGATCGACTTCGACCCCTCCGACCCCCGCAAGGAGGGTGTGCTCCGCCGCTGGTTCGCAGCCGCCGCTCCCCTGCTCAAGGCCTACTACGGCACGGGCGGCGACCTGAACGTCGACGAGGCGCTCGAGGTCGTGCCGATGACGGAGAGCAACGGCCTCTGGCACCCGCAGGAGGGCATCGTCACCGGCCACTTCCACGCCGAGGGCTTCGAGCGGATCCAGCGCGTCGGGCACCTGCGCGCCGGGGTCGCGAAGCCCGTCGCCGATCCGGCGTACGCGCTGGCCGGCGGGGCCCACGGCGTGCCGACCGTCGCCGACCTGGTGACCGGATGGGGCGTCGCCGAGGCCGTGCGCCACCACTACGAGCTCTACGGCGGCGACCTGGCCGGCAAGCCCACGATCGTCCAGGGATGGGGCACGGTGGGCGCCACCGCGGCGACGTACCTGTCCCGGATGGGCGCCCGGATCGTCGGCATCATCGACCGCAGCGGTGGCCTCGTCGACCCCGACGGCCTGTCGCCCGAGCGGGTCGCGGAGCTCTACGCGACCCGGCGTGGCAACCAGCTCGTCGCGCCCGACCTGCTGCCGTTCGCGGAGGTCGACGCGCGCATCTGGTCCATGGGCGCCGCGATCTTCCTGCCCTGTGCGGCCTCGCGCCTGGTCACGCGCGGCCAGGTCGACGCGATGGTCTCCGCCGGGCTCGAGGTCGTCTCCTGCGGAGCGAACGTGCCGTTCGCAGACGAGGAGATCTTCTACGGACCCACCTACGAGTTCGCCGACCGCCACGTCGCCGTCATCCCCGACTTCATCGCCAACTGCGGCATGGCCCGTACCTTCGCCATGCTCATGGACGGCACCACCGAGGTCAGCGACCGGGCCATCTTCGAGGACGTCTCCATCACGATCCGGACCGCGCTCGCCGCGTGCCACGACCGCTCGCCGGCACCGACCGGGATCGCCAGCACGGCGCTGGAGATCGCCCTGGAGCAGCTGGTCGCGCGCCCCGACGTACCCCTGACGCAGACGGCCTGA
- a CDS encoding Lrp/AsnC family transcriptional regulator produces the protein MTAVELDEIDLALLTSLHEAPQIGVLETSRRIKVARATVQARLRKLEEAGVIAGWQPQIDVAAAGFGVQCFVQLHIAQGELDSVAAELAAIPGVIEAWATTGENDILCRVAAASHEDLQQTLIQIARSRYVARSSSIVVLSSIVKPRALPLLQTVDAKPSRAPRYPR, from the coding sequence ATGACTGCCGTCGAGCTCGACGAGATCGACCTGGCCCTCCTCACCTCGCTGCACGAGGCACCGCAGATCGGCGTCCTGGAGACCTCGCGCCGGATCAAGGTCGCGCGAGCCACGGTGCAGGCCCGCCTGCGCAAGCTCGAGGAGGCCGGCGTCATCGCCGGCTGGCAGCCGCAGATCGACGTCGCCGCCGCCGGCTTCGGCGTCCAGTGCTTCGTGCAGCTGCACATCGCCCAGGGCGAGCTCGACTCGGTGGCGGCGGAGCTGGCCGCCATCCCGGGCGTGATCGAGGCCTGGGCGACCACGGGAGAGAACGACATCCTCTGCCGGGTCGCGGCCGCCTCCCACGAGGACCTGCAGCAGACGCTGATCCAGATCGCCCGGTCCCGCTACGTCGCACGGTCGAGCAGCATCGTCGTGCTCTCCAGCATCGTGAAGCCGCGGGCGCTCCCCCTGCTGCAGACCGTCGACGCGAAGCCGTCCCGCGCACCCCGCTACCCGCGATGA
- the hppD gene encoding 4-hydroxyphenylpyruvate dioxygenase, giving the protein MSPHDVLTEAEQRAGLDVQQLRQLVGLVEYDETADPFPITGWDAIVFVVGNATQAAAYFQSVWGMELEAYAGPETGQRDHKAFVLRSGSIRFVLRGAVSPDSPLIAHHAHHGDGVVDIALEVPDVDRCIVQARSAGATVLEEPHDLTDEHGTVRVAAIAAYGETRHTLVQREVAGVRYAGAYLPGFVQAAGVKHEEKRLFQALDHIVGNVELGRMDEWVGFYNRVMGFVNMAEFIGDDIATDYSALMSKVVASGNHRVKFPLNEPAVGKRKSQIDEYLEFYGGPGAQHLALATGDILRTVDVLRSRGVEFLDTPDAYYDDPLLRARIGEVRVPVEELKKRGILVDRDEDGYLLQIFTKPLGDRPTVFFELIERHGSLGFGKGNFKALFESIEREQERRGNL; this is encoded by the coding sequence ATGTCCCCGCACGACGTCCTCACCGAGGCCGAGCAGCGCGCCGGCCTCGACGTGCAGCAGCTCCGGCAGCTCGTCGGCCTCGTGGAGTACGACGAGACGGCCGACCCGTTCCCGATCACCGGCTGGGACGCCATCGTCTTCGTCGTCGGCAACGCGACGCAGGCCGCGGCGTACTTCCAGAGCGTCTGGGGCATGGAGCTCGAGGCGTACGCCGGCCCCGAGACCGGCCAGCGCGACCACAAGGCGTTCGTCCTGAGGTCGGGCTCGATCCGGTTCGTGCTGCGCGGCGCGGTCTCGCCCGACAGCCCGCTGATCGCCCACCACGCGCACCACGGCGACGGCGTCGTCGACATCGCCCTCGAGGTCCCGGACGTGGACCGCTGCATCGTGCAGGCGCGCTCCGCCGGAGCCACGGTGCTCGAGGAGCCTCACGACCTGACCGACGAGCACGGCACGGTCCGGGTGGCCGCCATCGCGGCGTACGGCGAGACCCGGCACACCCTCGTGCAGCGCGAGGTGGCCGGCGTCCGCTACGCCGGCGCCTACCTGCCCGGCTTCGTCCAGGCGGCCGGCGTGAAGCACGAGGAGAAGCGGCTCTTCCAGGCCCTCGACCACATCGTCGGCAACGTCGAGCTCGGGCGGATGGACGAGTGGGTCGGGTTCTACAACCGGGTCATGGGCTTCGTGAACATGGCCGAGTTCATCGGCGACGACATCGCCACCGACTACTCCGCGCTCATGTCCAAGGTGGTGGCGAGCGGGAACCACCGGGTGAAGTTCCCGCTCAACGAGCCGGCCGTGGGCAAGCGGAAGAGCCAGATCGACGAGTACCTGGAGTTCTACGGCGGCCCCGGCGCCCAGCACCTCGCGCTGGCCACCGGCGACATCCTGCGGACCGTGGACGTGCTCCGCAGCCGTGGCGTCGAGTTCCTCGACACCCCCGACGCCTACTACGACGACCCGCTGCTGCGGGCCCGGATCGGTGAGGTGCGAGTGCCCGTCGAGGAGCTGAAGAAGCGCGGGATCCTCGTCGACCGCGACGAGGACGGGTACCTGCTGCAGATCTTCACCAAGCCCCTCGGCGACCGGCCGACGGTCTTCTTCGAGCTGATCGAGCGGCACGGCTCGCTCGGTTTCGGCAAGGGCAACTTCAAGGCTCTCTTCGAGTCGATCGAGCGTGAGCAGGAACGACGGGGGAACCTCTGA
- a CDS encoding homogentisate 1,2-dioxygenase, with amino-acid sequence MPHYRRAGEVPPKRHTQHRAAGGGDLLFEELMGEEGFSSDSSLLYHRSIPSAVAASRVWELPDQSLVPNHPLLPRHLSTHTLSFGEGADAVTGRRLLLGNPDVRISYVVADAASPLYRNGIGDECLFVEDGSGVVETVFGDLSFGPGDYLVIPRATTHRIVPSGAARIYAIEGNSHITPPKRYLSRFGQLLEHAPYCERDLRGPTPPRLVDERDVEVFIKHRVNGLTGGIGGTVHTLPHHPFDVVGWDGCLYPFAFNVDDFMPITGKVHQPPPVHQVFEGTNFVICNFVPRKVDYHPLSIPVPYYHSNVDSDEVMFYVAGDYEARKGSGIAQGSITLHPGGHPHGPQPGAYERSIGAEFFDELAVMVDTFRPLDLGEAGREVDDGVYAGSWSRGDRGESGGVDG; translated from the coding sequence ATGCCCCACTACCGCCGGGCCGGGGAGGTGCCGCCGAAGCGGCACACCCAGCACCGCGCCGCCGGGGGTGGGGACCTGCTCTTCGAGGAGCTGATGGGGGAGGAGGGGTTCTCCTCGGACTCCTCGTTGCTCTACCACCGCTCCATCCCCTCGGCGGTTGCCGCGAGCCGCGTCTGGGAGCTGCCCGACCAGTCGCTCGTCCCCAACCACCCGCTGCTGCCGCGGCACCTCTCCACGCACACCCTGTCGTTCGGGGAGGGCGCCGACGCGGTCACGGGGCGACGGCTGCTGCTCGGGAACCCCGACGTCCGGATCTCGTACGTCGTGGCCGACGCGGCCAGTCCCCTCTACCGCAACGGCATCGGCGACGAGTGCCTCTTCGTGGAGGACGGCTCGGGCGTCGTGGAGACGGTCTTCGGCGACCTCTCCTTCGGTCCCGGTGACTACCTCGTGATCCCGCGGGCGACGACGCACCGGATCGTCCCGTCCGGTGCGGCGCGCATCTACGCGATCGAGGGCAACAGCCACATCACCCCGCCGAAGCGCTACCTGAGCCGGTTCGGCCAGCTGCTCGAGCACGCGCCGTACTGCGAGCGCGACCTGCGGGGCCCGACCCCACCGCGGCTCGTCGACGAGCGCGACGTCGAGGTCTTCATCAAGCACCGCGTCAACGGCCTGACCGGCGGCATCGGTGGCACCGTGCACACGCTCCCGCACCACCCGTTCGACGTGGTCGGCTGGGACGGCTGCCTCTACCCGTTCGCCTTCAACGTCGACGACTTCATGCCGATCACCGGCAAGGTCCACCAGCCGCCGCCGGTGCACCAGGTCTTCGAGGGCACCAACTTCGTCATCTGCAACTTCGTGCCGCGCAAGGTCGACTACCACCCCCTGTCGATCCCGGTGCCGTACTACCACTCCAACGTCGACTCCGACGAGGTGATGTTCTACGTCGCCGGCGACTACGAGGCGCGCAAGGGGAGCGGGATCGCCCAGGGCTCGATCACGCTGCACCCCGGCGGCCACCCGCACGGCCCGCAGCCGGGCGCCTACGAGCGCTCCATCGGAGCCGAGTTCTTCGACGAGCTCGCGGTCATGGTCGACACCTTCCGGCCGCTGGACCTGGGAGAGGCCGGCCGCGAGGTCGACGACGGCGTCTACGCCGGGTCGTGGTCACGCGGCGACCGCGGCGAGTCGGGAGGGGTCGACGGATGA